In the bacterium genome, CAGCTCGCCCATCGCTTCGTGGTTGGCCGGCAACGCGAGACGCTTGCCTTCCTTCTGCGCGCGGGAATAGAGGCGCAGGGCCTCGGCCTCGGCCGCCGAGGGCTCGGGCTTGCCCGCTTGCTCGAGCTGCACGCGCCGCTCGAGGAGGCGGTGGCTCATCGTGTTGAAGCTCTCGACGAGCTGGGCGAAATCCGGACAGCGCTCGCTCGCGAGCTGGATCTCGTAGTTGCCGCGGCCGATGCGCACGAGGCCGTCGCGCAAGCGGCCCAGGGGCGCGAGCACGCGCGGGGTGAGGAGCACCAGGACGCCCAGCCCCAGCCCGAGCAGGCCTGCGAAGGCGAGCAGGGTGAGGGCGAGTCCGCTGCGCGCCCGCCGCGCGATGGTGCTGCGCTCCATGCCCGCCACCACGCGGCCGATGCGCTCGCCGCTCGCACTGAGCACGGGCGTCTCGACGAGGATCAGGCGCTCGCCGCGCGCCACGGACTCGCCGGGACGCAGCGCGCTCACGCCGCCCAGCGGCGTCACGCGCTCGGGCGGCGCGTAGCGCTCGCCGAGTCGGCTCGGTTCGGAATGACCCTGTACGACGCCCGCCTGGTCGACGACCACGGCATAGACGAGTGCCGGGTCCTCGGCCTGCATCTGGCGGATCAGCGGGTGGAGGATCAGCTCGGGATAGGGCGTCGCGAGCGCCTCGCTGCCGGCCTGGGCCAGGCTGCGGGCGTCGACGAGCAGGCGCGCGCGCAGCTCCTGCGTGAGCACCGCGCGCTGCTGCTGCTGGGCGACGAGCCCCGTCCCCAGCGTGATGAGCACCGCGAGCAGGCCCATCGTCAGCAGCAAGCGCGGACGCAGGCCAAGCCGCTCGAGCCGCTGCTGGGAACGAGTCCCCCACTGCTTGAACATCACGGGCCTCCTCGCTGCGCAGCATCTCGCCGCAACCACGCGGCGCGGCGCAAGGACCGCGCCAGCCCGCCCTGCGCCCGCCCTAGCCGATCGGGGCGAGTGCTGCCTCGCGGCTCTCGTGGATGGCGAGATAGGGCCCCAGGTTGAGCAGATGGATCACCGAGCGGACGGCCGGCGAGATGGGGGCATAGGCGAAGCGGCTGCTGATGCCGCGAATCACTGCGTCCTAAGGGATGACGCGCTTCCCCGGCCGCGCCGACGGGCGGGGCAGTCCCACGCGTTTCCCGTTGTGGCGGAAGATTCCCTAGCGGTAGCTGCGGCCTTCCGGCCCGCGACGCAGCGAGCTGAGCAGGGCCACCAGCCACTCCTCGGTGCGCAGGCAGACGCGCGCGAAGGCCGGGTAGTCCAGGCCCAGGCGCGCCGCGCTGGGCGCCTCGAGGGCGAAGTTGAGGCCCTCGGCGCCGAGGTCAACGCTGAGCGTCTTGGCAATGAGGTTGGCGACGACGACGGCGTCGAGCACCGGCGTCGCGGTCGTGAGTGGCGTCTCGTGGTGGCGCGCAATGGCGTCCACCAGTTCGTCGGGGAAGCCCCACTCGCGCCCGATCGCCGCCCCCACCAGCGCGTGGTCGGTGCCGAAGAGCCGGCGCTCGGCCTCGACGAACGTGCAGCCCTGCGTCGCCGCGCGGTCCAGCACCTCCTGGCAGCTCGCCTTGAAGTGGCGGGCGGTCACCAGCTTGCCGATGTCATGCAGGAGCGCCGCGGTGAGCGCCAGGCTCGGCAGACCCAGGCGCGGCCGCTCGGCGATGATCGCCTCCACGGCCAGCTCGGCGGCGGCGCTGTGCGCCCAGAGGTCCTCCTCGCTGCGGTCGTGGAGCGGCGCGCCCGTGTGCAGGCGGGTCATGTAATCGCGCAGGACGAGGTCGAGCAGGCGTGCAGTGCCCAGGCGCGCGATCGCCTCGCGCACGGAGGCAGGCCGACCGAAGCCGCTGTAGGCCGCGCTGCTCGCGGCCTTGAACACGGTGGCGGCGATCGCCTCGTCGAGCTCGATCAGGTTGGCGATCGGCCGCAGGGAGGCCTCGGGCCGGCGCAGCAGACCGACCAGCTCGCGGGCGGTCGCCGGCAACGGCTCCAGCTCGCGGATGCTGCGGGCGATGTCGGCCGCGACTTCTTCCTGGGTTAGGGTGCTCACGGTCGCCCTCATGCGGCGTGCCCTCGGCCAGCCGCTCGGAGCACGCCCAGATCCAGCCGGGCATGTCCGCCAGCACGGCAATCGTGCTGGCACCATCCCGGGCTGGTACATCCTTCGGCACGCCGAAGGCGACACTTGAGTGGGCGGCCGCCGCCCCGGCGCCGTTTCCCGCGTCTAGGTCAAGACGGCCAGCGCGGCGGCGTAGTCCGGCTCGGTGACCGTCTCCGGTACGAGCTGGCTGTGGATCACCTTCCCCGCGGCGTCCAGCACCACCACCGAGCGGGCGAGCAGACCGGCCAGCGGGCCGTCCGCGATGCGCACGCCGTAGGCCTTGCCGAAGCTGCCTTCGCGGAAGTCCGAGGCTGGGATCACGCGCTCCAGACCCTCGGTCGTGCAGAAGCGCTTGTGGGCGAAGGGCAGGTCCATCGACACGCAGACGACGGCCGTGCTCTTGAGGCCCGCGGCCTCGGCGTTGAAGCGGCGCACGCTCGCCGCGCAGACCTCGGTGTCCAGGCTGGGGAAGATGTTCAACACCACGCGCTGGCCCTTGAGCGCGTCCAGCGTGAGCTCCCCGAGGTCCGTCTTGACGAGGTGGAACTCGGGAGCGGCGCTGCCGAGGGCTGGCAGCTCACCGACGGTGTTGAAGGGATTGCCCCTGAGGGTGAAGCGAGCCATGCGGCGCTCCTTGGCTGGGGTGAAGCGGCTGGGTAGTCCCCGCTATTTTGCACACTCGTGGCGGCCGCCGCCAGTCCCTCTGGCGCGATCCCGGCTTGCAGCGCGGTCGGTGGCCTCCCTGGATCGGACGTTTGGGTTCGCGCCGTGACATCCGCCAGGCCGAGGTCCCGCCAGGGACCTCTCAACACGACTCGATGGGAGAACAGCAATGAAGAAGCGTGTAGTCGGTGACCAGCCCCTGAACGCCGCCCTGGCGGCCGAGCTGGGCGTCGACCGCTGGCTGCTCCTGCGCTTCGCCGGCGCGCGCGATCTGCCCGGGCTGGCCGAACCCCTCGCGACCGATCCGGACGTCGAGGCGGTCTCGCTCGACTGAGTGGCCTTCCCCGCCGTCGCGCCGAGCGACCCGTTGCACGCGGGGCACTGGGGGCACAACAACACGGCTTGGGGACTGCGGGTGGTTCAGGTGACCGGCGTCGCATCGGGGCAGCGGTGCACTTCGATCGTCGCGTGCACGATGCCCAGCCCGGGCACGATGCGGGCGAGATAGTCTGCCGGCGCGCGCGGCGCGCCGGCGACGAGCACGACTGCCGCCGCATGAATCCCTGGCCCGACGGCCCAGACGTGCAGGTCGCTGACGCGGCTGTCGCCGTCGGCCTCCAGCGCTGCGCGCAGGCGCTCGCGCAGGGCGGCCGGGGCTTGATGGTCGAGGAGCACGCGCGCCGAGGCGCGCAGCAGGCCGATCCCCTCGCGCAGCACGAGCAGCGACAGCCCGTTCACGAGGAGCCCGACCACCGCGACGAGGATCGCCTGATCGAAGGCGATCGCCACCGGCGCGAGCAGACGGCGGATGCTCTCGCCCGCCATCAGCAGCGCGAGGAGCGCGAGCAGCACGGCGCTCGCGAAGGCCGCGAGCGAGTTGACCTTGCCGGTGCCGAAGCTGAAGCGGGCGTCGTGCGCATGACGGCGCGTGTAGGCGTAGGCGAAGGCCGCGATGCCGAGGGCCGTCGCGTGGCTGGCCATGTGCAAGCCGTCGGCGAGCAGGGCCATCGAGCGGAAGGCGAGCCCGGCGGCGATCTCGACGAGCATCGTCGCCGCCGTGATCGCGATGACCAGCCAGGTGCGCGACTCGCCTGGCCGGCGGCGCTCCTGGCCGAAGCTGTGGTTGTGGCTCCAAGCCGCAAGCGACTCTCGGTGCATGGTGGCTCCCTTTCCTCGGGCGGGGAGCCTAACCGCCCATCACCCAAGCAGCAAGGGGAGACTCCAATGTCCGCTCGCACCGAGCTCGACCTCCCGGCCTGATGGGGAGCTGCGGCTTCCTGGTTTCCAGACTTGGCTTGCCATTCGAACGGCGCTGACCCAATCTCGTCGAATGAGCGAGCTCCTGCCCCATCTTGCCGTCGGACTGACCGCGCTCGGCGCCGCCGGGCTCACCCTCTACTCGGGCTTCGGTCTGGGCACCCTGCTGCTGCCGGTCTTCGCCCTCTTCGTGCCGGTCGAAATCGCCGTCGGCGCCACGGCCCTCGTGCACGCGGCGAGCAACCTGCTCAAGGTCGCCGTGCTCGGCCGTCACGCCGATCGCGGCCTCGTCCTGCGCTTCGGCCTGCCCGCGCTCCTCGCCGCCTTCGCCGGCGCCGCGGCTCTCGGCAGCGTCGCACATCTCGAGCCGCTCGCGCGCTATGCGCTGGGCCCGCGCGAGGCGCAGATCACGCCGGTCAAGCTTGCGGTCGCCCTGCTCATGCTGGCCTTCGCGCTCTTCGAGCTGCTGCCCCGCCTGCGCGGCCTGCGCTTCGCGCGACGACACCTCGTCGTGGGTGGCCTACTCTCGGGCTTCTTCGGCGGCTTCTCGGGGCACCAGGGCGCGCTGCGCTCCGCGTTCCTCGTGAAGTTCGAGCTCTCGACGCCGGCCTTCGTCGGCACCAACGCCGTGATCGGCTTCCTCGTCGATCTCGCGCGGCTGGGCACCTACGCCGGCTTCGTGCTCGCTGGGCGCGGCGGCGCGCTTGCGCCCGGCCAGTGGGGACTCGTGGCGACGGGCGCGCTGGCTGCCTTCGCGGGCATCCTGCTCGGCCGGCGCTTCCTGCACAAGGTGACGATGAGCGCCGTGCAGACCCTCACCGGGGTCCTGCTCGCCCTCATCGCCCTGGCGCTGGGCGCCGGGCTGAT is a window encoding:
- a CDS encoding sulfite exporter TauE/SafE family protein, which codes for MSELLPHLAVGLTALGAAGLTLYSGFGLGTLLLPVFALFVPVEIAVGATALVHAASNLLKVAVLGRHADRGLVLRFGLPALLAAFAGAAALGSVAHLEPLARYALGPREAQITPVKLAVALLMLAFALFELLPRLRGLRFARRHLVVGGLLSGFFGGFSGHQGALRSAFLVKFELSTPAFVGTNAVIGFLVDLARLGTYAGFVLAGRGGALAPGQWGLVATGALAAFAGILLGRRFLHKVTMSAVQTLTGVLLALIALALGAGLI
- a CDS encoding HDOD domain-containing protein, whose translation is MYQPGMVPARLPCWRTCPAGSGRAPSGWPRARRMRATVSTLTQEEVAADIARSIRELEPLPATARELVGLLRRPEASLRPIANLIELDEAIAATVFKAASSAAYSGFGRPASVREAIARLGTARLLDLVLRDYMTRLHTGAPLHDRSEEDLWAHSAAAELAVEAIIAERPRLGLPSLALTAALLHDIGKLVTARHFKASCQEVLDRAATQGCTFVEAERRLFGTDHALVGAAIGREWGFPDELVDAIARHHETPLTTATPVLDAVVVANLIAKTLSVDLGAEGLNFALEAPSAARLGLDYPAFARVCLRTEEWLVALLSSLRRGPEGRSYR
- a CDS encoding HAMP domain-containing protein gives rise to the protein MFKQWGTRSQQRLERLGLRPRLLLTMGLLAVLITLGTGLVAQQQQRAVLTQELRARLLVDARSLAQAGSEALATPYPELILHPLIRQMQAEDPALVYAVVVDQAGVVQGHSEPSRLGERYAPPERVTPLGGVSALRPGESVARGERLILVETPVLSASGERIGRVVAGMERSTIARRARSGLALTLLAFAGLLGLGLGVLVLLTPRVLAPLGRLRDGLVRIGRGNYEIQLASERCPDFAQLVESFNTMSHRLLERRVQLEQAGKPEPSAAEAEALRLYSRAQKEGKRLALPANHEAMGELRGWVRALLEGAGLADAQVARLLESVHATAAALAEQACGLDAKQRIELWWLGPAPGDGARSGGPRDGEDCCFLLREQGKAAKPQKNYAPGTEAGNLTIIPVILAPQPTSAGRR
- a CDS encoding cation transporter, encoding MHRESLAAWSHNHSFGQERRRPGESRTWLVIAITAATMLVEIAAGLAFRSMALLADGLHMASHATALGIAAFAYAYTRRHAHDARFSFGTGKVNSLAAFASAVLLALLALLMAGESIRRLLAPVAIAFDQAILVAVVGLLVNGLSLLVLREGIGLLRASARVLLDHQAPAALRERLRAALEADGDSRVSDLHVWAVGPGIHAAAVVLVAGAPRAPADYLARIVPGLGIVHATIEVHRCPDATPVT
- a CDS encoding thiol peroxidase translates to MARFTLRGNPFNTVGELPALGSAAPEFHLVKTDLGELTLDALKGQRVVLNIFPSLDTEVCAASVRRFNAEAAGLKSTAVVCVSMDLPFAHKRFCTTEGLERVIPASDFREGSFGKAYGVRIADGPLAGLLARSVVVLDAAGKVIHSQLVPETVTEPDYAAALAVLT